The Coffea eugenioides isolate CCC68of unplaced genomic scaffold, Ceug_1.0 ScVebR1_2274;HRSCAF=3271, whole genome shotgun sequence nucleotide sequence CATTTGcccgtttcttttatttttcagatGATGAAGAAATTCATGAGCTAAAATGACATTATCCAGAATTTGTCTACCCGCAACAAAGGCAGACTGATTTTTGCTTATGCACTTATCTAACACAGGTTTGAGTCTGTTCACtaagattttggaaatgattttgtaAAGAACAGAACATAAGCTTATGGGTCTAAAGTGCATTAAGCTAGTAGGAACTGGAATTTTGGGAATTAAGGAGACGAGAGTGTGGTTAATGGACTTTAGCATGTAACTTGAATGAAAAAAAGCTTGAACTGCCTCTACAATATCTTTTGTAATGATGTCCCAATAAGTTTGGAAGAATAAAGGAGTCATACCATCACTTCCAGGGGCCTTATAGGATTCATGGAAAAGGCAGCTTTCTTAATTTCCTTCTCATCCACAGATTTGATTAATATCTTATTCATTTGTTCAGTGATTGGGTTTGGAATCCCCTCGAGTATCTCATGAATGCTGTCCTCCCTTGTTGCAGCTATTGAGGCAGTGAAGAGTTGTCTATAGTATTTGGCTATTTCCTGTCCAACTTCTTGTTCTGATTTTGTCCAGCTTCCATCACCTTTCTGAAGTTGGTTCATTCTGTTTGCCCTCCTCCTCCCATTCACCACTGCATGGAAATATTTGGAGTTTTTGTCCCCTTCCCTCAGCCACTGCAATCTAGCTTTTTTACTCCAGAACATTTCCTCTTCTTGATATGCCTTTGCCAGTCGTTTTTTCAGATTAGCAATCTCCCCCTTTGCTGTTTCCCTGAGTTgctcctttttcctttctaGTTCCTCTTTGACCTCTACAATCTTCTTTTTTGCATTGCCAATCTTACTATTGTGCCACTTTAGGAGTCTAACCTTGCAACTTGTTATTCTCTTGGTAACCTTATACATCCTGGATCCTTCACATGTTATATTCCAAGCTTCCTTGATCAGTTGATGGGTTTCCTCATGCTGTACCCACCGTTTATCAAAATAGAAcctccttttccttcttctgtTTGCAGGGCAGGTATCCAGTAACAATATACTGTGATCAGAAGCCCAATTTTCCACATGAGTGCACTTCACATAAAACTTCTAGCCATTCAGGTGTACAAAGTCCTCTGTCtagtctttcttttatttctagTTCTTCATCCCAACTGTTTCTCCAGGTCCAGGGCAGTCCTTCATATCCAATGTCCACCAGTGTATTCTTTCTCATGAGTTCTCGGAAATCAGTAAAAGTCCACTCATCTCTATCCCTTCCACCCCACTTCTCCTCTTTGCATTTTATGTCATTGAAGTCTCCTATTATTATCACTTTGTCACCCAGGCCTTTTTCCTTTCAGTAACTATGTCCCATTGCTTTTTCCTCACTTGTTTTTCATAGCTGGCATATATCCCAACTAACTACCAATTAATTCTTGCTTCACCATCTTCTATTAATACTTATGGTGAAATCCGTGTGTTGCACCTCCTTCACCTGGACTGAGTTTGTCCAGAAAAAAGCCATTCCCCCTGCCTTGTTAACAGCATCCACTACATAACTATTTTCCATCCCCACATTCTTTTGTATTTGGTACATCACTGCCTGCTTGTTTTTAGTTTCACTCATCAAGATCATATCAGGGGAGAGGAGTGTATTAAACTCCCTCAGctggggaactgtcaaggggctccctgcTCCTTGGCAGTTTCACATCATAACCTTCATGGATTATTAGGGGACTAGGTAAGGCTGATCCACATCCCTTCCCCTTGCTTCTCACTTTGGTCTTTGTTAATCTCCATTCTGGTTTTTTTTCCTGCTTGTTCCTGTTCATAAGCTTCTTCCATTTCCTCATCAACAAGATGGAATTTCCTTTTCCCCACTGCTTGTGTTTCATTTTGTTGCTCTGTGATGTCCCTAAGGGGTTGTCTTTTCCTGAGTTGGCTTTTGACTCCTCTTTTTTACTTTTCTCCTTCAATTGGCCTCTTAGTTTCTGGAGTCACCTATGTTTCTGAGCCTACCAGCATTTCATCCGTTTCCTTTCTTGTAAATCCCTCATTCAGGTTATGGTCGAGCACTTTTATTCCTATTCCATCAGAAACTGACTTTACTGTCTCACTGCCAATTGGAGTGTTCCCTACCTGTTCCTTCAAGTTAATGTTAACAAGCGCAGGTGCATTGTTTTGGTTATCCTCTTGTTCcttttccatattttcttttcctccctCCTGGTCCTTTACCATACAATTTCCCTGTCCTTCACTGACTGTTCCTGTATTTCAGCTAATTCCTGGTGTCTACTTCCTTCACTGTTTTGCTTCACCATGTTTGCTGCCGTCCATCTTTCCATCAGATTCCTCTGTTGAAGTGATGGACTTTGGTACTTGGGAACTAGTTCCCCATTCCTGTACAGCCAATGTTGCTTCTCATTCTCCTTCCTATAAGAACTGTTGCTTTCCTTTTGTGGTGAGAGCTTTCCTCCCCCTGCCCTCATCCACGGACCATATTGGTTCTCATTCTGTCCTTTGCTTAACGCTATATGCATCTTGCAGGTCCTATCACTATGACCAATCTTTCCACATTTGTAGCAGAAGTCAGGGCATCTCTCATATTTAAATTGCACCCACTTATACACTTCATCCACGTTCACAGCTGTTCCTCGTGGGAGAGGTTGGGTTGTGTCCATTGTTACCCACAACTTCAAATGCTTACCATCCTTCCCTCCCCCTTGGGGAATGATTACCTCCTTCACTTCTTCAAAAGCACTTCCTCTTTTCTTGCCAACTTCCTTAGCTATCCAGTGTAGGGGAAGGTTCCAAACCTGTACCCACAAGGGGGCTAGCCTAAAGGCATTCTCATCCTCTTCAATCCCTTTTTCCCACGATCTGAGGATAAGTATCTGGTTGTCCAGTATCCAAGGCCCACCATTTAGTattttctccctctcttcctctcttggGATAAGGAACTGAAACAGGTTAGGTCCTAATTCCGTTGTCCTCAGATCCTTTGGATAGCCCCATGCAGCAGTAACGAACTTCTTAACTACTGTGAAGTTTGCTACTTTTTCCCTCTTAATTCTCCCAATTATGCTTTTTTGACATTCCTGCACCCCATTACCCAGATCCTCCGCGTCAATTTCAGCCCCTTTCATTTCAGACATAGATAGAGCAAATCTCTGAATTATCTCTGCCAAATCGTCCTCCATGACTTGCAAACCGTATACTTGCGGGGATTCCTTTTTTAATCACTTCCAATGTACAAGAACTAACTTTTCTGATGTGAGAGTTAAAACTAAGACAACACACAGACAGATGCAGTACAATTTTTAACTACATTCAAGCGAAAACAGAAACTAAAAAAGATGCTTAGCTATattgatacgaacgtcgccaaccttgtgacgaaacccgtaaaagattagtttcaggatcgacaagaggacaccaagtttggagcggatgacctcaacccgttaatcacgtggttaacgaaccttggtataatggtagaagacgccacaacctagtgtgattctagattgataagtcacgaacacctagagaaattctaaggtattcaagaagccttagagaaaccaagaaaactctcaaaatctgatttattgattgaatgcctaaaaccATTAGAAGTGTgagctatttatagccttacatagagatgaaaaaCTAAATAATGTGAAACTAGTctagaattgtgggcttgactaagactaagaattgtaggcttgactatttccataagactaaggattgtgggcttgaccggaccttatgaggtcatcccttaggtaaataaccttatgaggtcatcccttaggtaaataaccttatgaggACCTCCCTTAGGTAAATAAAGCAaggctatggaccattaagcccttattacaatgactttaactaaaacagcaaatgtgactagagaagTGTCACGCATGGTTAtctttgacgtgcactacatggatgGCCTTCATTTCTTCATGTTCAAGcccctcaatgaccttggggacaatttcttggccttgtatctcaCGAACAAGcccttggagttcctccctcatctttttagctcgtgctcgagtcacgggtcctaggggaactcgaatagctcgcaatggtgtctcttggttcgtatcattcccctcctcttcaaaaggatttgtcctcaaatcagcttcatcgtctgaaagaaaaggagatagatcagagacattgaatgtagcgctcacattgtactcaccgggtaggtccagtttgtaagcattgtcattgatgcgtTTGATGACTTGAAATGGCCCATCTCCTCGGGGAAATAATTTATTGCGCCTTTGGACTGGAAATCTTTCCTTGCGTAGATGTAACCACACCCAGTCACCAGGTTCAAACACAACGCGTTGGCGTCCCTTGTTAACCCGTTGAGCAACTTGGTCCATCCTTCGCTCAATGTTTAGGCGTACCTGCTTGTgtaatttcttgacaaaatTTGCTCGTTTAGCACCATCCATGTTAATGTGCTCAGAAGAAGGTAAAGGTGATAAGTCTAGTGGTGTTaaagggtta carries:
- the LOC113756396 gene encoding uncharacterized protein LOC113756396, whose translation is MEDDLAEIIQRFALSMSEMKGAEIDAEDLGNGVQECQKSIIGRIKREKVANFTVVKKFVTAAWGYPKDLRTTELGPNLFQFLIPREEEREKILNGGPWILDNQILILRSWEKGIEEDENAFRLAPLWVQVWNLPLHWIAKEVGKKRGSAFEEVKEVIIPQGGGKDGKHLKLWVTMDTTQPLPRGTAVNVDEVYKWVQFKYERCPDFCYKCGKIGHSDRTCKMHIALSKGQNENQYGPWMRAGGGKLSPQKESNSSYRKENEKQHWLYRNGELVPKYQSPSLQQRNLMERWTAANMVKQNSEGSRHQELAEIQEQSVKDREIVW